The following are from one region of the Corylus avellana chromosome ca1, CavTom2PMs-1.0 genome:
- the LOC132190053 gene encoding probable linoleate 9S-lipoxygenase 5, whose protein sequence is MLVCSSSEIIKKIVEMFCGKNKKKNVHKAGESKKIKGTVVLMKKNVLDTTDMKASFLDRIHEFFGKGVSLQLISSVHPDPANGLRGKLGKVAYLENWISTLTSLTAGEAVFTVGIEWDESMGAPEAFIVKNHHHSQFYLKTVTLEDVGGHGRVHFVCNSWVYPQHHYKYNRVFFSNKNYLPCQTPELLRHYREEELLNLRGNGTVRRKFKEWDRVYDYDYYNDLGSPGKGSDYARPVLGGSEKYPYPRRGKTGRKPTKADPNTESRLPLLSLNIYVPRDERFDHLKFSDFLAYAVKSLCQILLPELKSIFDKTINEFDTLQDVLNLYEGGIKLPNGPTLGKVRECIPWELLKELVRNDGEQFLKFPVPDVINKDRSAWRTDEEFGREMLAGVNPVIIRRLQEFPPTSKLDPKVYGNQNSAIREEHIENNLNGQTIDQAITNNRLFILDHHDALMPYLTRINSTTTKTYATRTLLLLQDDGTLKPLAIELSLPHPQGEHRGAVSKVFTPAAEGVEGSVWQLAKAYAAVNDSGYHQLISHWLNTHAVIEPFVIATNRQLSVLHPIHKLLHPHFRDTMNINALARQILINAGGVLERTVFPAKFAMEMSSVVYKNWVFTEQGLPDDLLKRGIAVPDSSYPHGLRLLIQDYPYAVDGLEIWSAIKNWVSEYCSFYYPTDDMVQGDSELQSWWMEIRHEGHGDKKDEPWWPKMQTQAELIQACTIIIWVASALHAAVNFGQYPYAGYLPNRPTVSRRFMPEPGTPEYAELESNPDLAFLKTITAQFQTLLGVSLIEILSRHSTDEIYLGQRDTPEWTSDSEPLAAFERFREKLITIENRIIEMNNDNKWKNRVGPVKVPYTLLYPNTSDYSKQGGLTGKGIPNSVSI, encoded by the exons CGAATGGACTGAGAGGGAAGCTTGGAAAGGTGGCTTACTTGGAGAACTGGATTTCAACACTTACTTCACTGACGGCAGGAGAAGCTGTATTCACGGTTGGAATTGAGTGGGATGAGTCCATGGGTGCTCCTGAAGCTTTCATTGTCAAAAACCATCACCACAGCCAGTTTTACCTTAAGACTGTCACTCTAGAAGATGTTGGTGGCCACGGCCGTGTGCATTTTGTCTGCAATTCTTGGGTTTATCCCCAGCATCATTACAAATACAACCGTGTATTCTTCTCAAACAAG AACTACCTTCCATGTCAAACACCTGAGCTTTTACGGCACTACAGGGAAGAGGAGCTACTAAATCTACGTGGAAATGGAACAGTGAGGAGGAAGTTTAAGGAGTGGGACAGAGTCTATGACTACGATTACTACAATGATTTGGGAAGCCCGGGCAAAGGGTCAGATTATGCACGCCCTGTTCTTGGTGGATCAGAGAAGTATCCGTATCCCCGACGAGGGAAAACGGGTCGAAAACCAACAAAAGCTG ATCCCAACACTGAAAGCAGATTGCCACTTCTAAGTCTTAACATATATGTTCCAAGAGATGAGCGGTTCGACCACTTGAAGTTCTCTGATTTTCTTGCCTATGCTGTGAAATCCCTATGTCAGATATTACTCCCAGAGCTTAAATCTATATTCGACAAAACTATTAATGAGTTTGACACCTTGCAAGATGTACTTAATCTCTATGAAGGGGGTATCAAGCTACCCAATGGACCTACACTTGGTAAAGTTAGGGAATGCATTCCTTGGGAGCTACTGAAGGAACTCGTCCGTAATGACGGTGAACAATTCCTCAAATTCCCAGTTCCCGATGTGATCAACA AGGATAGGTCTGCTTGGAGGACAGATGAAGAGTTTGGACGAGAAATGCTTGCAGGAGTCAACCCTGTCATCATCCGTCGCCTCCAA GAATTTCCCCCAACCAGCAAGCTAGACCCTAAAGTATATGGGAATCAAAACAGTGCAATAAGAGAAGAGCATATAGAGAACAACCTGAATGGGCAGACTATAGATCAA GCAATCACAAACAATAGGCTGTTTATATTAGATCATCATGATGCACTAATGCCATACCTGACAAGAATAAACTCAACTACAACAAAGACGTATGCCACCAGAACGCTACTTCTACTGCAAGATGACGGGACATTGAAGCCGTTGGCGATTGAGTTAAGCCTTCCACATCCACAAGGGGAGCATCGTGGTGCAGTCAGCAAAGTTTTCACGCCAGCAGCAGAAGGTGTTGAAGGCTCAGTGTGGCAGCTGGCCAAAGCTTATGCTGCTGTAAATGATTCTGGCTACCATCAGCTTATTAGCCACTG GTTGAACACCCATGCTGTAATAGAGCCATTTGTGATTGCGACAAATAGACAGCTGAGTGTGCTACACCCAATACATAAGCTTTTGCATCCCCATTTCCGGGACACAATGAACATAAATGCCTTGGCTCGTCAGATCCTCATCAATGCCGGTGGCGTGCTTGAGAGAACAGTCTTCCCAGCTAAATTCGCCATGGAAATGTCTTCTGTTGTATATAAGAACTGGGTGTTCACAGAACAGGGATTACCTGATGATCTGCTCAAGAG AGGAATAGCAGTTCCAGACTCGAGCTACCCCCATGGCCTCAGACTTCTTATACAGGATTATCCCTATGCTGTTGATGGGCTGGAGATCTGGTCAGCAATTAAGAATTGGGTTAGTGAATATTGCTCTTTCTACTACCCAACTGATGACATGGTCCAAGGTGATTCTGAACTCCAATCATGGTGGATGGAGATCCGCCATGAGGGTCATGGAGACAAAAAAGATGAGCCTTGGTGGCCTAAGATGCAGACACAAGCCGAGCTTATCCAAGCCTGCACCATTATCATATGGGTGGCTTCTGCCCTCCATGCAGCTGTCAATTTTGGGCAATACCCTTATGCCGGCTACCTCCCTAATCGCCCAACAGTAAGCCGCCGCTTCATGCCTGAGCCGGGGACACCCGAGTATGCGGAGCTTGAGTCAAACCCTGACTTAGCCTTCCTGAAAACAATAACAGCCCAGTTCCAAACCCTCCTTGGTGTATCACTGATAGAAATTTTGTCCCGGCATTCAACCGATGAGATTTATCTTGGGCAGAGAGATACGCCTGAGTGGACTTCAGATTCTGAACCACTAGCAGCATTTGAGAGATTTAGAGAGAAGCTGATAACAATTGAGAACAGAATTATAGAAATGAACAATGACAACAAATGGAAAAATAGGGTTGGGCCAGTCAAGGTGCCTTACACCTTGCTCTATCCTAACACCTCAGATTACTCCAAACAGGGTGGGCTCACTGGCAAAGGGATTCCCAACAGCGTCtcaatctaa